From the Thomasclavelia ramosa DSM 1402 genome, the window ATGAATTAAAAAATATGATTACTCTTGGGGAGAGAATTACGATTGAATTAAAATCAATGAATCAAACATTTATTGAGCAGCTTAAAAATAGTGATCGTGTAATGAATATTGAGATTGAAAATAATACTATTCATATATCTTATAATACGAAAGAAGATAATTTAAGTAAGTTAATTGATTATGTTCGAGAAAACAATGTTAATTATACTAGTTTATTTAGTGAACGTCCGACATTAAATGATGTATTCTTAGAATTAACAGGAAAAGAGTTGAGAGATTAATGTTCTATCATTTCTTTAAATATCAATTTAAAACATTGCTTAGGAACAAGATGGTAATATTTTGGACGTTAGTATTTCCACTTGCTCTAGCGACTTTCTTTAACCTAGCATTTGCTAATTTAACAGCAAGTGAAGAATTTGAAACAGTTAAAGTTGCACTTGTTGAAGAGCAGGCTAATTCACAATTTAAAGAAACATTGCAGGAATTGGAAAAAGGTGATGATAAGTTAATTGATTTACAAATCACAAGTTTAGATAAAGCCCAGCAGTTATTAAAAGATGAAAAAATTACGGGTTATTATGTTGTTAGTAATGAAATAAAGTTAGTGGTAAATAATACAGGAATTGATGAAACAATTTTGGAAAGTATTGTTAATGAGTATAACAGTACAATGAGCACTGTTGAAAATATAGCAACATTAAATCCAAGTGCATTACAATCTAATATTTTAAATACAGTCAATTTATCTAAAAATAATTTTGAAAATCAGAATATTGGTGGAAACACGGATTTAACAGTAGTATATTTTTATACTTTAATTGGGATGAACTGTTTAAATGCTAGTTTCTGTGGACTTAGAACAACTAGTCAAATTGAAGCAAATCTATCTAGACAAGGAACTCGAATTACTATATCACCGATTTCAAAACTCGTTACGGTTTTATCGGGAATCTTATCTGCCTTTATTATTCAATTTTCAATAATGATGGTATTAATGGCTTACCTGATCTTTGGATTAGGTGTTGGTTTTGGTGAACAGACGGGTTATATTATTCTTTTGATTGCAATCGGATGTTTTACTGGAGTAGGATTAGGAAATTTTGCTGGAAATGTTCTTAAGTTTAAAAAAGAAGATACTAAAATATCATTTTTATCAAGCTTTTCACTAGTTTTATCATTCTTTTCAGGAATGATGATCATTGATATTAAATACTGGATGCAAACAAATCTTCCTATTTTAACTTATATTAATCCAGTAAGTTTAATTACTGATGGGTTATATGCTTTATACTATTATGATAATTTAAGTCGTTATACTACTAATATGATCTGCTTATTTGTAATCGGAGTTCTTCTAATCTTAGGATCACTATTCTTTACAAGGAGGAAGCAATATGACAGTATTTAAAAAATATCTAAAAATTGCTAATACTTATACACTTATGATTTTGGCATATACTGCTATCTTCCTTGGGTTAGCAATTTTTACGGGAACTTATAATTCTACTTCTACTGACTATAAAAGTATGGATGTTAAAGTCGCTATTATAAATCGGGATAAAAATACGGAATTAATTAATGGTTTTAAAGATTATATTAAAGATCATGGCGAATT encodes:
- a CDS encoding ABC transporter permease, which gives rise to MFYHFFKYQFKTLLRNKMVIFWTLVFPLALATFFNLAFANLTASEEFETVKVALVEEQANSQFKETLQELEKGDDKLIDLQITSLDKAQQLLKDEKITGYYVVSNEIKLVVNNTGIDETILESIVNEYNSTMSTVENIATLNPSALQSNILNTVNLSKNNFENQNIGGNTDLTVVYFYTLIGMNCLNASFCGLRTTSQIEANLSRQGTRITISPISKLVTVLSGILSAFIIQFSIMMVLMAYLIFGLGVGFGEQTGYIILLIAIGCFTGVGLGNFAGNVLKFKKEDTKISFLSSFSLVLSFFSGMMIIDIKYWMQTNLPILTYINPVSLITDGLYALYYYDNLSRYTTNMICLFVIGVLLILGSLFFTRRKQYDSI